In Rhodobacter sp. 24-YEA-8, the following are encoded in one genomic region:
- a CDS encoding TolC family protein, protein MEARTSKAGQAERFRSAAAPLISGALILALAGCFGGPQATRSSASPGDPAAAGETAAHLDRKGEVVSEKIDQLKLRQSILPANSSFGRVGAAVLKSSQASAESQLRVKRLTARARSKNWLPKLGPDVSLSSLSSIAASLVLDTAIFDRGRRQAERDFAAADVEMAAIGLVQDLNKRVYDGLKLYIEAQRAADLAQITDGALTQMTEFERITKIRVSGGLSDGSEYRLVSQRRAEIEATLMSYRQGEKSAWAELAVIAGQSMEAERGLTSLPPDNGTPEPLTVVYAKGEAARTLAEVAVAKSGLLAGIGAGASVGKDGGIDGGLSLSGDILGFGRADNLASLDEAVEVTRRKVDEADREANRKIVSLTQEINMLALREQADGQVIAQMEGNMGLYTEQYKAGRRSLIELTGQFETLTSMKRDHASLKYQIALARLDIALMRGVLVDGGAM, encoded by the coding sequence ATGGAAGCCCGCACCAGCAAGGCAGGCCAGGCAGAGCGATTTCGCTCTGCCGCTGCCCCCCTCATATCCGGCGCTCTGATCCTGGCGCTTGCGGGCTGCTTTGGCGGCCCCCAGGCAACCAGGTCCTCTGCATCGCCGGGCGATCCGGCAGCCGCCGGAGAAACCGCTGCCCATCTCGACAGGAAGGGCGAGGTTGTGTCGGAAAAGATCGACCAGCTGAAGCTCAGACAGTCGATCCTGCCCGCCAACAGCAGCTTTGGCCGGGTCGGGGCTGCGGTCCTGAAAAGCAGCCAGGCCTCGGCTGAATCCCAGTTGCGCGTCAAACGCCTGACCGCGCGGGCGAGATCGAAGAACTGGCTGCCGAAACTGGGGCCGGATGTCAGCCTCAGCTCGCTGTCGTCGATTGCGGCCAGCCTTGTTCTGGATACCGCGATCTTTGACCGCGGCCGACGCCAGGCCGAACGGGATTTCGCGGCGGCCGATGTCGAGATGGCAGCGATTGGCCTTGTCCAGGACCTGAACAAAAGGGTCTATGACGGGCTGAAACTGTATATCGAGGCACAGCGCGCCGCCGATCTTGCACAGATCACTGATGGCGCCCTGACGCAGATGACGGAGTTCGAACGCATCACGAAGATCCGCGTCAGCGGCGGGCTGTCGGACGGGTCGGAATACCGGCTTGTCAGCCAGCGCCGCGCCGAGATCGAGGCGACGCTGATGTCTTACCGGCAGGGCGAGAAAAGCGCCTGGGCCGAGCTTGCGGTCATTGCCGGTCAATCGATGGAGGCCGAGCGGGGGCTGACCTCGCTGCCGCCGGACAATGGCACGCCTGAACCTTTGACCGTGGTCTATGCCAAAGGCGAAGCCGCGCGCACCCTGGCCGAGGTCGCCGTTGCGAAATCCGGGCTGCTCGCGGGGATCGGGGCAGGGGCTTCGGTCGGCAAGGATGGCGGCATTGATGGCGGGTTGTCGTTGAGCGGTGACATTCTCGGCTTTGGTCGTGCCGACAATCTGGCCTCGCTGGACGAAGCGGTCGAAGTGACGCGGCGCAAGGTTGACGAGGCCGACCGCGAGGCAAATCGCAAGATCGTCTCGCTGACCCAGGAGATCAACATGCTGGCGCTGCGCGAGCAGGCCGATGGCCAGGTGATCGCCCAGATGGAGGGCAATATGGGTCTTTATACCGAACAGTATAAGGCCGGCCGCCGCAGCCTGATCGAGCTGACCGGCCAGTTCGAGACCCTGACCTCGATGAAGCGGGATCATGCTTCGCTGAAATACCAGATCGCGCTCGCGCGGCTGGATATCGCGCTGATGCGCGGAGTTCTGGTGGATGGAGGCGCAATGTGA
- a CDS encoding Ig-like domain-containing protein has product MVKAIEFVVRDSAGGTSRGAIAGDAGNNFIQMGSGDAVSLNLSRQSVAGYARQGDSLVLTLIDGRTVVLDGYFTAGTANQLYLSQNGEVIAVQLSNAADGGLYASYGPVEGWDKYSNLDALRFSEGDDVALAGGAVDEPAGMAMFAPGLVGLGGLGAGAAGLGLAGLAVAGGGGGTAGPTGPVDPTGPTGPVDPTGPTGPVDPTGPTGPVDPTGPTGPVDPTGPTGPVDPTGPTGPVDPTGPTGPVDPTGPTGPVDPTGPTGPVDPTGPTGPVDPTGPTGPVDPTGPTGPVDPTGPTGPVDPERRPPTVDPKDSTTVIIDTPDKELDVSGTGEPGDTVTVTIGTVTETTVIGPDGTWHVTFPETNLPADGNYEAVVVFDQTDGVTTTLPGPDFILDLTPPDVDITQGSESVGHVENAADYTDGVRIGGTGEPGASVTVVIEGHSHSTVIADDGTWSVVFTTTEIRTGEYTTDITVTARDPLGNTTVITDRLVVDTVPNPIDFDAVTRDNVVNNGENTLGFAVTGTSVAGAVLVVTVQAGATSYTQTVTTQADGTWTLNIPAGTLPGGEYNATVTATSTDAAGNGSSETHTFRVDTQASVAFSGTVAGDNIVNASESRNVVLTGTAEPGSVVSVSWQGSTLPATVAANGTWSVIFPAVSGSAVLTATTATVTATDVYGNTATDSRVISIDLGTSVAFDAIQAGDNVVSAAERGAGVSLTGTAEAGATVVVQFGSGTRTVTVGATGTWSATFTAAEIPTGNGLAQTATVISTDVAGNVATASHLVTIDTLVNPFAITGNSTGADNVLNNAEAASGLTITGSVEAGSQVQVSFGANGPYAATVTGSTWTVIIPPGVIPPGETTVNVVAVAVDRYGNTATLPTETIVIDRVVTNFGADTLISGDGYINAHERLNGVPFGGTAEAFSQIEIVLSNGQVLRTASDASGNWSVTIPASYLPVGDGVSMTATVTATDRAGNTADLVRNVIVDTEAPEALGVLAFGKAVNTNVMTELYTTTDGEHVSIFRVDSTGGANALTFELNENVRLNVGGSRVTADHYSLDQGVSDGSYLVLQNTDAAGNESSTLFIVDNRGSVNVDLSRIGLAGFDFSTIDLNVAPQARLTLTNSDLHALTGGDNELVIRGDSLDQVRLQLTNTTPVDVREIDGQHYNVYAMDGGTVLVDQDINTTFF; this is encoded by the coding sequence ATGGTTAAGGCGATTGAATTCGTCGTCCGCGATTCTGCGGGCGGCACCTCTCGCGGTGCGATTGCGGGTGATGCAGGAAACAATTTCATCCAGATGGGTTCGGGCGACGCGGTTTCGCTGAATCTTTCCCGGCAGAGCGTCGCCGGTTATGCGCGCCAGGGCGATAGTCTTGTTCTGACACTGATCGATGGCCGCACGGTTGTGCTTGACGGGTATTTCACCGCAGGCACCGCCAACCAGCTATATCTCTCGCAAAATGGCGAGGTGATCGCGGTTCAGCTTTCGAATGCCGCTGATGGCGGGCTTTACGCCAGCTACGGTCCGGTTGAGGGCTGGGACAAATACTCCAATCTCGATGCGCTGCGTTTCTCGGAGGGCGATGATGTCGCTCTTGCCGGCGGTGCGGTGGATGAGCCGGCTGGCATGGCCATGTTTGCGCCGGGCCTCGTGGGTCTGGGTGGGCTTGGTGCCGGGGCTGCGGGCCTCGGTCTCGCCGGCCTGGCCGTAGCAGGTGGCGGTGGTGGCACTGCAGGCCCGACCGGCCCTGTTGATCCGACTGGCCCCACCGGCCCCGTTGATCCGACCGGCCCCACTGGCCCCGTTGATCCGACCGGCCCCACTGGCCCCGTTGATCCGACCGGCCCCACTGGCCCCGTTGATCCGACCGGCCCCACTGGCCCTGTTGATCCGACCGGCCCCACTGGCCCCGTTGATCCGACTGGCCCCACTGGCCCCGTTGATCCGACCGGCCCCACTGGCCCTGTCGATCCGACCGGCCCCACTGGCCCTGTTGATCCGACCGGCCCCACTGGCCCCGTTGATCCGACTGGCCCCACTGGCCCCGTTGATCCGACCGGCCCAACTGGCCCTGTCGATCCGACTGGCCCCACCGGCCCGGTTGACCCCGAGCGCCGCCCGCCGACCGTCGATCCGAAAGACTCCACCACGGTCATCATCGATACGCCCGACAAGGAGCTCGACGTCTCCGGTACGGGTGAGCCGGGCGATACTGTGACCGTCACCATCGGCACTGTCACCGAAACGACCGTGATCGGGCCAGACGGCACCTGGCATGTCACTTTTCCGGAAACCAACCTGCCGGCCGATGGCAATTATGAGGCCGTGGTCGTCTTCGATCAGACCGATGGCGTGACCACCACGCTGCCGGGCCCGGATTTCATCCTCGATCTGACTCCGCCGGATGTGGACATCACGCAAGGATCGGAATCGGTCGGCCATGTTGAAAACGCAGCCGATTATACCGACGGCGTGCGCATCGGCGGCACGGGTGAGCCCGGCGCCTCGGTGACGGTTGTGATCGAAGGCCACAGCCATTCCACCGTGATTGCGGATGACGGAACCTGGTCGGTGGTGTTCACCACCACCGAGATCCGTACCGGCGAATATACCACCGACATCACCGTGACCGCCCGCGATCCGCTGGGCAATACCACGGTGATCACCGACCGGCTCGTGGTGGATACGGTGCCGAACCCGATCGATTTCGACGCTGTGACCCGCGACAATGTGGTCAATAATGGCGAAAACACCCTCGGCTTCGCTGTGACCGGGACTTCGGTTGCCGGCGCTGTGCTGGTGGTGACGGTTCAGGCCGGCGCGACCAGCTATACCCAGACCGTGACCACCCAGGCGGATGGCACCTGGACGCTGAATATTCCCGCCGGCACCCTGCCGGGCGGCGAGTATAACGCGACCGTCACCGCGACCTCGACCGATGCCGCCGGCAATGGCAGCAGCGAGACCCATACCTTCCGCGTCGACACCCAGGCTTCGGTTGCCTTCAGCGGCACCGTGGCGGGCGACAATATCGTCAACGCCTCGGAATCGCGCAATGTGGTGCTGACCGGCACCGCAGAGCCCGGCTCGGTGGTCTCGGTCTCGTGGCAGGGCTCGACCCTTCCGGCGACGGTCGCCGCGAATGGCACCTGGTCGGTGATCTTCCCGGCGGTCTCGGGCAGCGCTGTGCTGACCGCCACGACTGCAACTGTCACCGCGACCGATGTTTACGGCAATACCGCGACCGACAGCCGCGTGATCTCGATCGACCTTGGCACTTCGGTGGCATTTGATGCGATCCAGGCCGGCGATAACGTGGTTTCGGCGGCCGAGCGTGGCGCCGGCGTCAGCCTAACCGGCACCGCCGAAGCAGGCGCAACCGTGGTGGTTCAGTTCGGTTCGGGCACCCGTACCGTGACGGTCGGCGCGACGGGCACCTGGTCGGCGACCTTTACCGCCGCCGAGATCCCGACCGGCAACGGCCTGGCGCAAACCGCAACCGTCATTTCGACCGATGTGGCCGGCAATGTGGCAACCGCGAGCCATCTGGTGACCATCGATACCCTGGTCAATCCTTTCGCCATCACCGGCAACTCGACCGGGGCCGACAATGTGCTCAACAATGCCGAGGCGGCCTCTGGCCTGACCATCACCGGCAGCGTCGAGGCGGGTTCGCAGGTTCAGGTCAGCTTTGGCGCAAACGGCCCCTATGCCGCAACCGTCACCGGCAGCACCTGGACCGTGATCATCCCGCCCGGCGTGATCCCGCCCGGCGAGACCACTGTCAATGTCGTCGCAGTTGCGGTTGACCGTTATGGCAATACGGCGACCCTGCCGACCGAGACCATCGTGATCGACCGCGTCGTGACCAATTTCGGGGCGGATACCCTGATCAGCGGCGACGGTTACATCAACGCCCATGAACGCCTGAACGGCGTGCCCTTCGGCGGCACGGCAGAGGCTTTCTCGCAGATCGAGATTGTTCTCTCGAACGGTCAGGTCCTGCGCACCGCGTCAGATGCCAGCGGCAACTGGTCTGTCACGATCCCGGCAAGCTATCTGCCGGTTGGTGACGGGGTGTCGATGACTGCGACCGTCACCGCGACCGACCGCGCCGGCAATACCGCCGACCTAGTCCGCAACGTGATCGTGGACACCGAGGCACCGGAAGCCCTTGGCGTGCTGGCCTTCGGCAAGGCGGTCAATACCAATGTGATGACCGAGCTTTACACCACCACCGATGGCGAACATGTCTCGATCTTCAGGGTCGACAGCACCGGTGGGGCAAACGCGCTGACTTTTGAGCTGAACGAAAACGTTCGGCTCAATGTCGGTGGCAGCCGGGTGACCGCTGATCATTACAGCCTTGATCAGGGTGTCAGCGATGGCAGCTACCTGGTGCTGCAAAACACCGATGCGGCTGGCAATGAAAGCTCTACTCTCTTCATCGTCGACAACCGCGGCAGTGTGAATGTGGATCTCAGCCGGATCGGGCTTGCCGGCTTCGATTTCTCGACCATCGACCTCAATGTGGCACCGCAGGCCCGCCTGACGCTGACCAATTCCGATCTGCACGCGCTGACCGGAGGCGACAACGAGCTGGTGATCCGCGGCGACAGCCTGGATCAGGTCAGGCTGCAGCTGACCAACACCACCCCGGTGGACGTCCGCGAGATCGATGGCCAGCACTACAACGTCTATGCGATGGATGGTGGGACCGTCCTGGTGGATCAGGATATCAACACCACCTTCTTCTGA